In Ooceraea biroi isolate clonal line C1 chromosome 14, Obir_v5.4, whole genome shotgun sequence, the genomic window CGTATTTCGAACGAAACAAGCGAATTTGCAAGACACAATTACTGACGGAAGTATCCTCGTGCACtcatcttatatttttatatttcgaaaTCGTTACTCGAGTACACTTTGCGTAACCGATGAAATAGAAATCTGAAGTTTTTGTAATTATGAATGTCGTAGGAACATACAAACtcgtgtaaataattttactagaaatgaaaattaacatatatttttaataggttTTACAATCTGTTGAGTGAAACACAATTTATAAAGATCTAAAGGCAGCATCCTTGCTATTTCTCGCATAGCTATTAAGATTGTTTTTTCCTGttctgttaatttattttaaaaaatactcaACGATCGAAGCAtcgaaaaacaataatttacacggaATTTCTTCATCGATCATTATCAATTACAATTCTCGCCCAAAGCGAGAGGACCTAAAAATGTTCTTATCGCCTTGTTGCACTCGGTATGactgattttctttttctttaatttttcggTAAAGCAAATTTATGGAACAAACTTATCAAAATTCATACATATCCCatagaataatttattccatTGATTACtttcattgttatttttgttttaaatcgtCTTGTCAGTCGCACTATTCTCAGTTATCTTGATACATATAAATTCAGTTCCATTTGCGCTATTTTTCTCGCTCTCGATGAAAATTGCTGATATTGACAGATATTGACAAATTCTTAAGGCGTAagattttgtactttttttcaCATTGCCGATTTGTATAACGATATATTTGGTGTTAAACTAGAATAATGacgtatatgtgtatgtatgtacaatgaTACATGTGACCGCTGTTGATCGTGATATTATGatatagaaaaagatatattttaacagtATTTAGTATaacacatataatattaagtacaaaatgttattaataatgaaaccccttatattctacatatatatatattttttttgttatatctttttatctatGATATCGTTGCGCAGCGCATATCATATAAATCAAAAAAGAACTTACCGgcattcttttaaaaaataattaaacagtCTATTATATTGcagatacacatatacacgctGCAATCTTTTTCTcctatgtaaaaatatgtttcctATTTTACATGTTCTTATTTTACcattgcattttatataatctcagttttctataaattgcatttcctatatataaattacattaaatggtaattatatttattcattcttttcAGTTTCAactatagttatatataacacgaaatatgttaaaatatattttcatattttccttCTCGTCAGAAAATCGTTtagaaaactttatattattgcaCTTGCAAAGGCATCTCCTGAGGTTTCGTAAAAATGATCGCGTGTAGAGGAGCGCATTTTCATGTTTGATTTTAcgtgtaaaaatttataaaatgtaaaagctTCGCTAATTTCGCGTATAAggactcttttttttaatgccaTGACGACATAAATGGCAGTTACATTTTCTAACGAACTAGTACGGCATGGTAAACCCCAGTATAACGCGGAAGATGTATATCTACAAAAATCTTCGGTCTTAATTGTACATCATAACGATCAGTTGCGTTTCGTCATGTGTACTCGAGGCATTACACGAGCACTGCCGCAATTTTTCCGCTATACGAATCCATGTTCTAGGAGAGCGCTGTACGGGGTAAGCTACTGTGATAAATTCTTACAGGGACGAGGAGCCGTTTATACTAACATGCGGTACATTCTGTCCGTATTCCTTCTCTTGATCCGGCAACAGTGGCGATGATTCCGAGAAGTTCGTATCTCCCTTACCAATCgcgtttaaattaatattggtGCTCGACTTGAAGTCTTGGCAACACTCGAAACGTAACTTCTGCCTCCTGGTCCACGGCTGGTAAACAATCGCGTTGAAAAATGCTTGAAGGGGATTCGTCACAGCCTGccgattaaaaaacaatttttagttatttattaaaatttactctCAAGCCTCGGGGCGCGCGTACCATCATGTACCACAGAATCACGATCGCCTTAATGGGCAATTCGTGCCACAAGGTCCACAGGAGTATCCCGTTAATTAAGTTGGGCAACCAGCATATGTAGTAGACCAGATTGATCAGAGCGAACTTCAGTCGAATTATCTGTATCAATTTTCGCTCCCTTCCGGTCATTTGAGCCATACTGTGCAGCACCGCCGACTGGAGGTTCCGAGTTGACGCGACGTACAGAATAGGATTCACGATCATCACCACCGCCAGCAGCATGTACGTGACACAATAGTTTGGCAGAATGCGCAATAGCGCACTGGACAACGACGTCAAGCCGTGGCAGCTGTAAGATTATTTCGCACGTATTATCACCGCTCTAAGTATGTGCACGTGCATCGAGTGTGCACGATACTCGTAAAACCTGACTTTGCATCTGGCAGGTAGAGGATGATCAGGCCAACCGCGGTGAGAACGGCTGGAAGCACCCAGGCCAAAAGGTGGTAGCGCGTGAAAGGCCCGTTTTTACTACCCAACAACAATTTCATGTCTATTGCATAACACAACGTCCAGATCCACGTGGCCATGTAGAAGTATTGAGTCCATGCCTGCAAATaggtttaattttattacgaataCGCATGCAAATGATAACGGGTAGCATAAAAGTGTGAAAAGTTACCGATGACAGGGCGCAAAAAATAACACTCGACGTGTCGGCCTCCATCGGCAAGATAGACCCGAAGTTCTTCCATATTATCGATCTCATGAACACACCTGATCAAGCATGAAACCATCAGGAAACGTTACATTATTCATTTACAATTCATCGTTCGTTACATTACAGCGCATTTACTCATATTGTATTCATCgaacaaaattaaatgattaactGAACAACTAATTTGTTTATCCACTATCAAATTATAGTAATACACTAGACCTAAAGATGCTAAGAGATCAGCAACAGCGAGCCATACAATAATATCTCGTCCTCTGGAGAAGTTCCAACGTTGAAAAGTATTTGAATCCTCCCGGGGCAGTATCTGCAAAAATGGTTTTCTTTACTCTCAGCTTTTTCATAGTTTTTGAACATTTATCATAGCTTTTATGAAACTCTCTAAACACATACACGTGCATACAgggtacatataaaatataatacaattatgtatatgtatacacaatTGTTATGTTACccaatttctatattaatttatatattttattcctaGCTACATATCttcttcataattattataattattatttcgtactagttatttaaaattattacttataattttattcattaaggggaagctggagttgctagtgaactattttttcactatagcgatggtaattgcagtttcgaaaattctctttattgcttgtgcagaataaaaaatccttttccacaaatgaagtatagatagaaagaaagtccgctctacaggactttatattcaaaatggaaaaaagtgaaaaacttgcatttgtcttttctaacttttttccattttgaatataaagtcctgtagagcggactttctttctttctatacttcatttgtggaaaaggattttttattctgcacaagcaataaagagaattttctgtccgctctacaggactttatattcaaaatggaaaaaagttaaaaacttgcatttgtcttttctaccttttttccattttgaatataaaatcctgtagagcggactttctttctatctatacttcatttgtggaaaaggattttttattctgcacaagcaataaagagaattttctgtccgctctacaggactttatattcaaaatggaaaaaagtgaaaaacttgcatttgtcttttctaacttttttccattttgaatataaaatcctgtagagcggactttctttctatctatacttcatttgtggaaaaggattttttattctgcacaagcaataaagagaattttctgtccgctctacaggactttatattcaaaatggaaaaaagtgaaaaacttgcatttgtcttttctaccttttttccattttgaatataaaatcctgtagagcggactttctttctatctatacttcatttgtggaaaaggattttttattctgcacaagcaataaagagaattttcgaaactgcaattaccatcgctatagtgaaaaaatagttcactagcaactccagcatccccttaataattattatttgttcgtcCAACACCATTCTGTATCGTTGCACTTTCTTAtgcttgtgtgtgtgtgtgtgtgtgtgtgtgtgtatgttagaggaagagagaagcaaGATGTAACAAGTGCGATCAAAATGAGCAGACTGTCAACATCCCGATAAACATTCCAGccagaaaaaaaagtattatttttagaaCGCGATAAATTTCGAGATTACCAATCACACATGC contains:
- the LOC113561380 gene encoding G-protein coupled receptor 143-like isoform X2; this translates as MADPTLQTFCCHHTNRTDRAITIMQEFNTDAYNTVCIVSSTIGMIGAIYQILPREDSNTFQRWNFSRGRDIIVWLAVADLLASLGVFMRSIIWKNFGSILPMEADTSSVIFCALSSAWTQYFYMATWIWTLCYAIDMKLLLGSKNGPFTRYHLLAWVLPAVLTAVGLIILYLPDANCHGLTSLSSALLRILPNYCVTYMLLAVVMIVNPILYVASTRNLQSAVLHSMAQMTGRERKLIQIIRLKFALINLVYYICWLPNLINGILLWTLWHELPIKAIVILWYMMAVTNPLQAFFNAIVYQPWTRRQKLRFECCQDFKSSTNINLNAIGKGDTNFSESSPLLPDQEKEYGQNVPHVSINGSSSL
- the LOC113561380 gene encoding G-protein coupled receptor 143-like isoform X1; its protein translation is MADPTLQTFCCHHTNRTDRAITIMQEFNTDAYNTVCIVSSTIGMIGAIYQVNCWGATGEEVIRHRYLSWKFMILPREDSNTFQRWNFSRGRDIIVWLAVADLLASLGVFMRSIIWKNFGSILPMEADTSSVIFCALSSAWTQYFYMATWIWTLCYAIDMKLLLGSKNGPFTRYHLLAWVLPAVLTAVGLIILYLPDANCHGLTSLSSALLRILPNYCVTYMLLAVVMIVNPILYVASTRNLQSAVLHSMAQMTGRERKLIQIIRLKFALINLVYYICWLPNLINGILLWTLWHELPIKAIVILWYMMAVTNPLQAFFNAIVYQPWTRRQKLRFECCQDFKSSTNINLNAIGKGDTNFSESSPLLPDQEKEYGQNVPHVSINGSSSL